The bacterium genome segment CTCGAAGAGCTGACGGTCGCCTTCGGCCACTATTCGCCGCGAGCCCACGGCATCCTTGTCCGGGCGCTGTTGGACGACCTCGAGCGTCAGGGTCTGCTCGACCGCGAAGTGCTGAGCGAGACGCTGGCGGAGGAGAAATCGCGGCACGGCGCGACGTCCGGATAGCCGAACCTCCGGAGCTGCTCCACGGTCTTGTGACTTCGGCTCAGTTGACGGCAAAGCCGGTATGCGGCCGGACGTGAGGCGGACGGAAGCCCAGGACGATAGCTTCCCGGGGAATGCCGGCTTCGACCAGATCGCGGGCGACTCCGGGGTCTGTGCCATCGTACTGGATCCAGACCTTTTCGCCGATGACGTCGATGTGGAGCGTGGTCCCGTGGACCCGGCGCTTGCCCTGCCAGCCGACGTGCAGGATCTGGTAGTGGCCTTTCTCAGGGTCGATGAAAGTCTCGACGTCGATGTCACCGTAC includes the following:
- a CDS encoding XisI protein, producing the protein MASVNEYARIVNDLVREYASYKPKYGDIDVETFIDPEKGHYQILHVGWQGKRRVHGTTLHIDVIGEKVWIQYDGTDPGVARDLVEAGIPREAIVLGFRPPHVRPHTGFAVN